A stretch of the Elephas maximus indicus isolate mEleMax1 chromosome 3, mEleMax1 primary haplotype, whole genome shotgun sequence genome encodes the following:
- the LOC126070862 gene encoding ferritin heavy chain-like, with translation MTTASTSQVRQNYHQDLEAAVNRQINLELYASYVYLSMSYYFDHDDVALKNFATYFLPQSHEEREHAEKLMKLQNQRGGQIFLQDIKKPDCNDWESGVNAMECALNLEKSVNQSLLELHKLATDKNDPHLCDFIESHYLHEQVKSIKELGDYITNLYKMGALQSGLAEYLFDKHTLGDSAGES, from the coding sequence ATGACGACTGCTTCCACCTCGCAGGTGCGCCAGAACTACCATCAGGACTTGGAGGCCGCCGTCAACCGCCAGATCAACCTGGAGCTCTACGCCTCCTACGTCTACCTGTCCATGTCTTACTACTTTGACCACGATGATGTGGCTCTGAAGAACTTTGCCACATATTTTCTTCCCCAATCTCATGAGGAGAGGGAACATGCTGAGAAACTGATGAAGCTGCAGAACCAACGAGGTGGCCAAATCTTCCTTCAGGATATCAAGAAACCAGACTGTAACGATTGGGAGAGCGGGGTGAATGCAATGGAGTGTGCGTTAAACTTGGAAAAAAGTGTGAATCAGTCACTACTGGAACTGCACAAACTGGCCACAGATAAGAACGACCCCCATTTGTGTGACTTCATTGAGTCTCATTACCTACATGAGCAGGTGAAATCCATCAAAGAATTGGGTGACTACATAACCAATTTGTACAAGATGGGAGCCCTGCAATCTGGCCTG